DNA from Daucus carota subsp. sativus chromosome 1, DH1 v3.0, whole genome shotgun sequence:
cgATAAACAGAAATCGAAATGGTACAAAACCGCACCAATTAAAAATcgaaccgaataaaaaccgcACCAATGATgtggttttggtttggtttaaattttgtaaaaccgaatacaaaccgaaccgaaccacaatgataattataatagatattattttatataaattaatataatcatataaataatattattcatatacaCATTTATAAAACTAGTTTCAAGTCAAGTAGTTATTAGTTTATTACTACGGTCTGTAGGAGTCTGGACAGTGTGGGTGTGGATGATTTGGTAATTGGATGGccttataatttgtttttaccATCCTGTAGTTGAGTTTGTTTACTGCCAATGGGAATACAAAGGATGATTTGAAGTTTCCCATATATGTGGCTCTTCTTTCACATGtcaatttgttttatttgtgttgggggtgagtaattattattttaacacgAGGATTTGGAACAGATCAAGGATGGATTCAGTTTTAAAATtaggtaaataaatatatttaaaatattttatatatttgattttgaaaccgaaaccgtaccatttaaaaccaaaaccgaattttataaaccgaaccgcaccattTATATATGGTTTGGTTTTGATTTCTGATTTTAGAAACTGGATTAATATGGTTACAGTGCAGTTTTTAGTCAAAACCGCACCATACCGCACCGTGTTCATACCTAATATTAAGAACACACATACCTAATATTAAGAACACACATTCACCTTTACAGGGTGAGTGTGGCATATGCTGAGGGCTTAGAAGATAATActcaatcaaaaatttaaattttctttgtGCAAAATCTTCAGATGTTCAAGGGGGTCATGGTAAGGACCGATGTGAATTATCTGGTCGGTTGTAGCCGGGCAGTACTGTAAGAATTTGTACTCGAATTCTATTGGTTGATCACAACTCCGTCTCCCTAGTGGAGAATGCATTTCTGTTTCAAGAACAATTCTATAACAATAATGATTtgtctctttttttttgttaattagttcTTGTGATCAAATTCATGATTCGTTAATTGTATTCTCCACGTGATGCATACTTAaataaacatatacatacacacatatgtataaaaatattatttttttactagttATCTCTAAAAAAAAGTATGGAAAATTACACTCCCCATAATAGAATTAAGTGAGTATTTCTTTtggattaatatttattttttgcaaGGTGAGTACTACCGGGTTTTCGACTCGACTTTACATTGTTCCCATGATAACCAAGTTTCCACCATAATTCGGATTGAAATCGGTACAACTCGGGTCGAAATTGGATGAACTTAAAAAAACTCCAATGGAAAAAGCTAAAAAAACTCATAATCCACGATAATAACTCCATTATATATCACTTATAGAGTTTTATTATATTGTCATGATATAACATGTAgaacaaataatttattaattgacttatatattagttatttgtcttaggaaaataattatttaattaatgtaatttttgATTTAAGTACTCATTTCGAGTACCCGAGTACTCATAGATTCCCCGATTCAAGCTAAGTTCAGAATTTTAAACCAACCCTAAATAGAGACCATGATTAAACATTTTTTCATTATTCCATGTGTAGTTGTAATATGTTGGATAGAAAAAGGCATATGCTGCACGACTATTGTTATTGAAATAACCAAAACATAATGTTATGATCATAAGTAATTATTCTTGAAATGCAAATCTAGTGTACCTCTTCGATATTTTCCTGAAGCAGTGTAGATAAGCAGTGTAGatatatttgtagaacataatggACTAAAAAATGAGCGTGTAAAACTAGGTAAAGATTTAGAATATGTTGTGGTGACAAGTGATTTGGTTTCAATGACAACAACCAACTCAGGAGCACTGGCTCTAAAGTATTTTGGGGCCTGGAATGGGCTCTACGATATTGTGATGGCTGACTTTCACATTGCAGATATGAACTTCTATGAGTTTATGAGCGTGTAAAACTAGGTAAAGATTTAGAATATGTTGTGGTGACAAGTGATTTGGTTTCAATGACAACAACCAACTCAGGAGCACTGGCTCTAAAGTATTTTGGGGCCTGGAATGGGCTCTACGATATTGTGATGGCTGACTTTCACATTGCAGATATGAACTTCTATGAGTTTATTCAGCGCATTCGTGATCAATGCTTGAGGGGCATTAAGTTCAATTACTTATCACACAGCACAATATGCCTAAACActatatagaatttttttttatataaaccatCACAAAACTCAAGTTTGGGAAATAtgacataaatatatatgtatgtatatatatatttcaatttaaatagattgcataattttgataaattgaatatgaataatattataagatttttgggaaatttcaaaaacattacttaataaataagataatattttataaacaatgaatttcaacaaaaaattatgatgaaaaagaaatattataatactattCTTAAAACACTCaacataacaaatattataaatatatgtttggtttaatttatttgttttcgtGTAATACAACTTGTCAATTTATttctcattaaaaaaattttaacaggacacaaaaaaatattttatgaaaagattgtattcatctaatttttgtaattcgataattaattaagaattcatatttatattgattcatagattaaaattttatgttatgcattaaatatgttatttatGTATTCTTGAATCATTTCCGAATTTCAGATTATTTCCAAATTCTATAAGTCTATTTTATTGTTATTAgaggatatataaaattagaatatcgAATTAGTGACTAGATAGATATTGTGAACCGTAGAATATCGAgattggattttgatttttcaaaagaataatattatggaaattttttgataataagcaaaatatttactttataaatgtgataaaaatttgtaaccagggtaaaaaaacaaatttaaactaACAAATATTTAGAACATAATCTTTACAACTACCATCATAAAAGATGATTAtcatttaactttttttatatttaagtcaTGAGTCCTACATGGTTGCTttggtttatttgtttttacttaATACAAATTGTCAATCTGtaccaaattatatattttttaaaataaacataatataatagtttttaaaaatattcattcGATTTTTGTAATCCCATAATtcattaataattcaaattttgtattACTTGGTAGATTAACATTTTATGCTATCCATCCAAAGGTTTATGTTCGTATATTTGAATTCATTCACAAATtagaaattatttgaaaataatatattcattcGATTTTTGTAATCCCAAAATTCattgaaaattcatatttcGTTTTACTTGGTagactaatattttatttatcaattcaaagttttatgtttatatatttgaattcattcacaaattccaaattatttcaaaattctaAGAATGTATTTGCATGTCATTAGAGGATATACatactataatatttattaactgTTTGGATATATGTTTCGAGTATTATGGAATATAGAGATAAAGTTTGTCTTTTCAAAACAATagccaaaaatatttttaattttattctgaaaaaaggCCATGACTTTAAGAAAAATTCTTATAAGCCtgaataaaaaaagaagaaagaaacatTCTTGTTTTATGTTTATTGTGGTATGGAATATTATTATACTCCTAAAAtataatgtaataataaaattaaatttatttgacaAGTAAAAAAAACTTCCATgacaaattttaagtttggcgGGATTTTTGCCcccttttttctttaaaaaatttgtatttcaCATTTGAGTTTTACTATATTTGAATGGGCGCTACTTTTCTATTTGTTCCCCGCTCTTTAACTTTTGAAATTTGACATCCATTAAAATCCTATTTAAGCAGCACATTCAGGAACCCTGTTTGATTAATCTACTACACTGTCACAGTCATCTGTTTTCTCactcataaaatttaacatctttAGAGGTTCTCTCAATATCTAAAATGGCAAAAAAAGGAGCAGGGCGCAAAAGGATTCCAATGGAGAAGATAGAGGACTCAAGTAAGGTTGGGGTTACCTTCTCAAAACGAAGGTCTGGCCTCTTTAAGAAGGCATGTGCGGTCCGCTCTCTCTGTGACTGTCATACGGCTATTGTTATCTTCTCAGGGGACAACACAGTTTATTCTTTCGGTGATCCCTCCTCAGATAGGATTTTCAATTCCTTCATCGGCGCTACCCCTGCCGAAGAGAGCGAAGGCGCTACCCCTGCCCAAGAGAGCGAAGGCGCTACTTCTGCCGAAGAGAGCGATGTCCCACAGTTGACAGAAGGTTATGATTTTTGTCAACTGATGGAAGAGATGACAGAATATGAAGGCATAGTTGATGCAGAGAAAACTCGGGAAAATGGCTTTACTGAAGTTGAGAACGATCCTCAAGATGAGAACTGCTTGGGGAAATTGTGGTCAGCACCAGTGGAGGAACTAACATTGGCAGAAGCTGAAGAAATGTTGGCGAAATTGGAGGACTTTAAACCATTTGAAGACACTTCTAGCAGCCAAGCacaaacataatcatcaagaCACACAAATGTAGAATCTCTTGGCGTAATTTGCCGAACCAATTGATAACAATAAAAACAGGGTTGTAtgtttatcaaaataaaataatattagtattatatatgTTCGGGCCTTTTTTATTGATATGTGATAACATAATGATACATACTTGGTACACGAATAAGAAAACACCCCAATGAATATGAGTAAGAAGCCAATATTAAGATTTTAAGCTCCTTTCAgtggtaatatattttgtaatacaGCCACCCCAAGTCCAGGTACAAGTTATACAATAATTTAATGCTAAACCCTTTTTTAACATCACCCTAGTTTGTTATCTTATGGATGTCGAAATTGACTtgcttaatatttattttatatgcatTTTCATACGTTGTGAGTGATACGTTAATTATTCAAAAGTAGCAAATACAATACACAAAAATGTAGAAGAACCATCAAGAATTTGCTAAAGCTAATGTTGTAGATATTTTTGTGGTGCCCCCAAAGCCATGTCTAAGCACACGACATCGATGTTTACCTATACATGGGTGGCCAACATATCCTAGACCTTGGCTAAAAATCCATGATTAGTGGAGTTTTTTGGTAGTGACATCGGTATATGGGTTCTTCAGAGGTGAAAGGTTAAGGCTGGATTTACATTTTTGATTTTGCTCATCATATAGACAAAAAGTGCATCCTGATTGATACTACaagcactacaacaaaaacaccaTTAGACAACACTAATCAGACAACGCACGGTGAAAAAAGCGTTGTTTGGAAAAATGACACAACACTTTCTTTTCGTCCTCGAAAAGCTATTGTCTAACACCTACGAcctacaacggttaaaaaactgttgtctagtaaattcaatcagacaacggtttcttaactgtggtattgtgtaatgatgcatGTTAGACAACTGTTTTGAGAGCCGATGTGTGAAGAAACTTCAGACAATAGTTCAAGAAACCGTTGTTATAATcagacaagtgttttatttgttgtgttgtttacAAGCCGTTCAAACAAGGGTTTCAAATAGTGTTGTGTGACTAGGaagctaacatacaagtgtttttgttagcaTTGTATGATGGCCTTATAGACAAGCCTTTACTAACTAATAAAACTATTGTCTGTTAGACACTACAGGATAAAAAATACCtatttataataagacaaaatttacatttgattagtattgttgaaataacaaacaaaataaacataaaaaaatctgattttttttatacatgactaatatagTTAGTTCTCGACATCAGTATggttagatcatcaaaataaatatttataaattaatacagagctaatcatacacataacaaagattctatccagtactttctaaattgtaaacataaaacacatacttaTACTTACGTTCGAAGTACAAAATTGTCTTGGTATTACAAATGGATAATACATGTTTGCATATATgcgtaatataaatatatattttaatacaaagagtagaaaaacaataattgatcaaggaaatgcgaatttttaactcataaaaatgaaaatatattatataacggTTTCCTTCTCATAAACCGTTTtctacactacttttatacaacgggTTTTCCCTAAAGCGTTGTTTGagcctaatttagacaatggattCTCTTACAACGGTATAACGTGCataacagttgtgtcattttcagTGATACAACAGAGTTACATATAGAAACCGTTGTCGGTTAGACACTACAGGACAAAATAtacctttttacaataagacaaaatttaggtttgactagtattgttaaaaaaacatacaaaataaacataaaaaattttaattttttttatacatgactaatattgttagttctcgacatccgtacggttagatcatcgaaaacaatatttaaaaattaatatagagctaatcttatacataacaaagattctatccagtactttctaaattgtaaacataaaacacatactaatacttacgtccgaactacaaaattatttttgtgttacaaatgaacaatgcatatttgtatatatgcatgctataaatatatttgtaaagacaAAGAGTATAAAAACAAGAATTtatcaaggaaatgcgaatttttaactcttaaaaacgaaaatttattatacaacggttttcttcccataaaccgttgtctacatTTCTTTTACACAACGGATTTTTCCTCAAGCGTTGTTTAAGCTtaatttagacaatggattctcttacaacggtataactttcgtaacagttgtgtcattttcaatgatacaacatagggcgtataaaaaccgttgtctgttaGACACTAAAGGACAAAA
Protein-coding regions in this window:
- the LOC108220948 gene encoding agamous-like MADS-box protein AGL62, which gives rise to MAKKGAGRKRIPMEKIEDSSKVGVTFSKRRSGLFKKACAVRSLCDCHTAIVIFSGDNTVYSFGDPSSDRIFNSFIGATPAEESEGATPAQESEGATSAEESDVPQLTEGYDFCQLMEEMTEYEGIVDAEKTRENGFTEVENDPQDENCLGKLWSAPVEELTLAEAEEMLAKLEDFKPFEDTSSSQAQT